The following are encoded together in the Kingella negevensis genome:
- the lpxA gene encoding acyl-ACP--UDP-N-acetylglucosamine O-acyltransferase — translation MSNLIHPTAIIDPKAELDSSVKVGPYTVIGANVQIGAGTEIGAHTVIEGHTTIGENNKIFQFASLGAQPQDKKYRDEPTKLIIGNGNTIREFTTFNTGTVTGIGETRVGDDNWIMAYCHLAHDCVIGNHTIFANNSSLAGHVEIGDYVVLGGYTLVFQFCRVGAYAMTAFAAGVHKDVPPYFMASGYRAEPAGLNSEGMRRNGFSAEQIANVKKAYKAIYMQDLPLEEAKAKIAEMAKENSELLILSDFLHTSQRSIIR, via the coding sequence ATGAGTAATTTAATTCACCCTACCGCGATTATCGACCCAAAAGCCGAGCTAGACAGCAGCGTGAAAGTCGGCCCGTACACCGTGATTGGCGCGAATGTGCAAATTGGCGCAGGCACAGAAATTGGCGCGCACACCGTGATTGAAGGACACACCACAATCGGCGAAAACAACAAAATCTTCCAATTCGCCAGCTTGGGCGCACAACCGCAAGACAAAAAATACCGCGATGAACCCACAAAACTTATCATCGGCAACGGCAACACCATTCGCGAATTCACCACGTTCAACACAGGCACAGTAACAGGCATCGGCGAAACACGCGTGGGTGATGACAACTGGATTATGGCGTATTGTCACTTGGCGCACGATTGCGTGATTGGCAACCACACCATTTTCGCCAACAATTCCAGCTTGGCAGGACACGTTGAAATTGGCGATTACGTTGTGTTGGGTGGTTACACGCTGGTGTTCCAATTCTGCCGCGTTGGTGCGTATGCGATGACTGCCTTCGCAGCAGGCGTTCACAAAGACGTACCACCGTATTTCATGGCATCAGGCTATCGCGCCGAGCCAGCTGGTTTAAACAGCGAAGGCATGCGCCGCAATGGTTTTTCTGCTGAGCAAATCGCCAACGTGAAAAAAGCCTATAAAGCGATTTATATGCAAGATTTGCCATTGGAAGAAGCCAAAGCCAAAATTGCAGAAATGGCGAAAGAAAACAGCGAATTATTGATTTTGAGCGACTTTTTGCATACATCACAACGCAGTATTATTCGCTAA
- the fabZ gene encoding 3-hydroxyacyl-ACP dehydratase FabZ produces the protein MNITLPIEAKEIQKLIPHRYPFMLIDRITEFESGKTLTALKNVSINEPQFTGHFPEFPVMPGVLIIEAMAQACGALAILSEGGRKPDEIFFFAGIDNARFKRQVIPGDQLVFKIELLQSKRGIGKFAAKAFVGDELAVEAEIMCAKRKVAM, from the coding sequence ATGAACATTACTCTACCGATTGAAGCAAAAGAAATTCAAAAACTGATTCCCCATCGCTACCCTTTTATGTTGATTGACCGCATTACAGAATTTGAAAGCGGCAAAACTTTAACCGCATTGAAAAATGTGAGCATTAACGAACCACAATTCACAGGACATTTTCCTGAATTTCCCGTAATGCCAGGTGTATTGATTATTGAAGCGATGGCGCAAGCATGCGGCGCATTAGCTATTTTGAGTGAAGGCGGACGTAAGCCAGATGAAATCTTCTTCTTTGCAGGCATTGATAACGCACGCTTCAAACGCCAAGTCATTCCTGGCGACCAACTGGTCTTCAAAATTGAACTGTTGCAAAGCAAACGCGGTATTGGCAAATTTGCAGCCAAAGCGTTTGTGGGCGACGAATTAGCGGTTGAAGCTGAAATCATGTGCGCGAAACGTAAAGTCGCAATGTAA